The proteins below come from a single Erythrobacter sp. SG61-1L genomic window:
- a CDS encoding bifunctional enoyl-CoA hydratase/phosphate acetyltransferase — MTDKDYVENRTFDEIAVGDSASISRVLTEHDIQLFALVSGDVNPAHLDPDYAATDMFHRVIAHGLWGGGLISAVLGTELPGPGAIYLSQSLRFRRPVGLGDTITASVTVSEKRPDKKIILFDCSCTNQDGEEVISGAAEIIAPTEKVRRRRVELPDVRLASHDHYRRLLETASGQGPVATAIVHPCSPAAIDAAVEAAGEGLIEPILVGPAARITQAASEAGRDISAFRIEDAPHSHAAADRAVELIRCGSAKLLMKGSLHTDELMGAVVRRDTGLRTERRISHAYIMSVPGRQDLLIITDAAINIAPSLAEKADIVRNAIDLAHVLGMPQPKVAILSAVETVNADIPSTLDAAALCKMADRGQIVGGLLDGPLALDNAIDTAAAVEKGIVSDVAGKAEILVVPNLEAGNMLAKQLTFLGGADAAGVVLGARVPIILTSRADTLRTRLASCAVAVLLARAATKAAPGLP; from the coding sequence ATGACGGATAAGGACTATGTCGAAAACCGGACATTCGACGAGATCGCGGTTGGCGACAGCGCGAGCATTTCGCGTGTTCTGACCGAACACGATATCCAGCTTTTCGCGCTGGTTTCGGGCGATGTGAACCCGGCCCATCTCGATCCGGACTATGCCGCGACCGACATGTTCCACCGGGTCATCGCCCACGGCCTGTGGGGCGGCGGCTTGATTTCTGCGGTTCTGGGCACGGAACTGCCGGGGCCGGGGGCGATCTATCTCAGCCAGTCGCTGCGCTTTCGCCGCCCGGTCGGGCTGGGCGACACGATCACAGCCAGCGTCACGGTTTCGGAAAAGCGCCCGGACAAGAAGATCATCCTGTTCGATTGCAGCTGCACCAACCAGGATGGCGAGGAAGTGATTTCCGGTGCGGCCGAGATCATCGCGCCCACCGAGAAGGTCCGGCGGCGGCGAGTGGAACTGCCCGATGTCAGGCTGGCCAGTCACGATCATTATCGCCGCCTGCTTGAAACGGCGAGCGGGCAGGGGCCGGTCGCGACCGCAATTGTCCATCCCTGTTCGCCGGCAGCAATCGACGCGGCGGTCGAGGCTGCGGGGGAAGGGCTGATCGAGCCGATCCTGGTCGGCCCCGCCGCGCGGATCACGCAGGCGGCCAGCGAAGCCGGGCGGGATATTTCGGCTTTCCGCATAGAGGATGCTCCGCACAGTCATGCGGCAGCGGATCGCGCGGTCGAACTGATCCGCTGCGGCAGTGCCAAGCTGCTGATGAAAGGCTCCCTCCACACGGATGAACTGATGGGTGCGGTGGTACGCCGCGACACGGGCCTGCGCACCGAACGACGCATCAGCCACGCCTATATCATGAGCGTGCCGGGCAGGCAGGATCTGCTGATCATCACCGACGCGGCGATCAATATCGCGCCCAGCCTCGCGGAAAAGGCCGACATCGTGCGCAATGCGATAGACCTTGCCCATGTTTTGGGAATGCCTCAGCCCAAGGTTGCGATCCTATCCGCCGTGGAAACGGTCAATGCCGACATCCCCTCCACTCTCGATGCTGCGGCGCTGTGCAAGATGGCGGATCGCGGCCAGATCGTGGGCGGTCTGCTTGACGGGCCGCTGGCACTGGACAATGCGATCGACACGGCCGCTGCAGTGGAGAAGGGCATCGTCTCCGACGTGGCAGGCAAGGCGGAAATCCTCGTCGTGCCCAACCTTGAGGCGGGCAATATGCTGGCAAAGCAGCTTACCTTCCTCGGCGGGGCCGACGCTGCCGGGGTGGTGCTGGGCGCAAGGGTGCCGATCATCCTCACCAGTAGGGCAGATACTTTGCGGACGCGGCTTGCTTCCTGTGCGGTGGCCGTCCTGCTGGCCCGCGCGGCAACCAAGGCGGCACCCGGCCTGCCATGA
- a CDS encoding alpha/beta fold hydrolase produces MAIQLKQDTEAPDPIDGIAHTLDHLAMSTVAFATNALSPSTLIQSYFDWMLHLSVSPGKQLQISAKAGRKVMRLADYAMRKAGDGDVEPAIHPLPQDRRFDDPAWKQPPFDLISQAFLLGQQWWHAATTDVPGVSPHHEEVVSFVSRQLLDMAAPTNFIATNPVLQRRVMETGGQCLRDGFSHFAEDVERYIRGEPPAGTEDFPVGERVAATPGKVVYRNDLVELIQYEPTTDLVRPEPVLIVPAWIMKYYILDLSAHNSLVRWLTGQGYTVFMLSWHNPGVEDRDRDFEDYLRMGPLAALDAVTAITGAEQVHAAGYCLGGTLLSVAAAELAHNGDNRLKTITLFAAQTDFSEPGELGLFIDDSQLNLLEGAMWSAGYLDSSRMGGAFQMLRSNDLIWSRLLGTYLMGEREPINDLMAWNADGTRMPYAMHSEYLRRMYLENELARGHFRVDGHTITLSALRQPIFAVGTERDHVAPWKSVHKIHMLTEGEVTFILASGGHNAGIVSEPGHNNRHFRQATRPAGNPAIDPDDWLLGATAHDGSWWAAWESWLREHSGDPVPPPPMGAPDKGFAPLCPAPGTYVLER; encoded by the coding sequence ATGGCGATCCAGCTGAAGCAGGACACAGAGGCACCCGATCCGATTGACGGGATTGCCCATACGCTCGACCATCTGGCGATGAGCACGGTGGCTTTCGCTACCAATGCGTTGTCCCCTTCCACGCTCATCCAGTCCTATTTTGACTGGATGCTTCACCTGTCCGTTTCACCGGGCAAGCAATTGCAGATTTCCGCCAAGGCCGGGCGCAAGGTGATGCGGCTGGCCGATTATGCCATGCGCAAGGCAGGTGACGGCGATGTGGAGCCGGCGATCCATCCCCTGCCGCAGGATCGCAGGTTTGACGATCCTGCGTGGAAACAGCCGCCTTTCGATCTGATCTCGCAGGCGTTCCTGCTGGGCCAGCAATGGTGGCACGCGGCAACCACGGATGTGCCCGGCGTGTCGCCTCACCATGAGGAAGTGGTTTCCTTCGTCTCCCGCCAGCTGTTGGACATGGCCGCGCCGACCAATTTCATCGCCACCAATCCGGTGCTGCAACGCCGGGTGATGGAAACGGGCGGGCAATGCCTGCGTGACGGGTTCAGTCACTTTGCCGAGGATGTGGAACGCTACATTCGCGGCGAGCCACCGGCAGGCACCGAGGATTTCCCCGTGGGCGAACGCGTGGCCGCCACGCCGGGCAAGGTGGTGTATCGCAACGATCTGGTGGAACTGATCCAGTACGAGCCCACCACCGATCTCGTCCGGCCGGAACCCGTACTGATCGTGCCGGCCTGGATCATGAAATATTACATTCTGGACCTGTCGGCCCATAATTCGCTGGTCCGCTGGCTGACCGGGCAGGGCTACACCGTATTCATGCTCAGCTGGCACAATCCCGGCGTGGAGGATCGCGATCGCGATTTTGAGGATTACCTGCGCATGGGGCCGCTGGCCGCGTTGGATGCCGTAACCGCGATTACCGGGGCCGAACAGGTCCATGCGGCGGGCTATTGCCTTGGCGGCACGCTGCTGTCGGTCGCCGCGGCGGAACTGGCGCATAATGGCGACAACCGGCTGAAGACCATCACCTTGTTTGCCGCGCAGACCGATTTCAGCGAGCCGGGCGAGCTGGGCCTGTTCATCGACGACAGCCAGCTCAACCTGCTGGAAGGCGCAATGTGGAGCGCGGGCTATCTCGATAGCAGCCGTATGGGCGGCGCGTTCCAGATGCTTCGCTCCAACGATCTCATCTGGTCGCGCCTGCTCGGCACCTATTTGATGGGGGAGCGCGAGCCGATCAACGATCTGATGGCCTGGAATGCGGACGGTACGCGCATGCCCTATGCGATGCACAGCGAATATCTGCGCCGCATGTATCTGGAAAATGAACTGGCGCGCGGCCATTTCCGGGTGGATGGGCACACCATCACCCTTTCAGCCCTGCGCCAGCCGATCTTTGCCGTGGGGACGGAACGCGATCACGTTGCGCCGTGGAAGTCGGTTCACAAGATTCACATGCTGACGGAAGGCGAAGTCACCTTCATCCTGGCCAGCGGCGGCCACAATGCCGGTATCGTTTCCGAACCGGGCCATAATAACCGCCATTTCCGGCAGGCGACCCGCCCGGCGGGCAATCCCGCCATCGACCCCGATGACTGGCTGCTGGGCGCAACGGCGCATGACGGTTCATGGTGGGCGGCGTGGGAAAGCTGGCTGCGCGAACATTCGGGCGACCCCGTGCCGCCGCCGCCGATGGGCGCGCCGGACAAGGGCTTTGCGCCCCTGTGCCCCGCGCCGGGAACCTATGTGCTGGAACGCTGA
- a CDS encoding Ca2+-dependent phosphoinositide-specific phospholipase C, which yields MQRINGTPLRRMLAIACLAAMLACPASAEEGPAGDPRESLSLSAFQMVGTHNSYHIEPPSEVFDLMLETDYRESEEWPARKLIPALSFTHLPLERQLDLGIRLFELDLHDDPEGGRFARPGAYEYLRSQGVRMDFDPGHVLERPGMKVFHAADTDVRSHCLTLAACLGIVNAWSDAHPGHFPIFIQFETKESSKPPIANAYEPAPDAPFTAGSWERLHAEISAAIPAGRIVTPRDVQGTYASLNEAVRKGGWPALSRMRGKIVFLLLDEDAKQRDYIAFATSAGHEMVLFPSLDPRDPFTGWLRRDNPKASDIGRRVREGFLVYTRADKHTDAARAGDYTQRDRALLSGAQLVSTDFPVPDPRYGSYSVSIDGRYVGCNRQYAPRECAGGR from the coding sequence ATGCAGAGGATCAACGGCACTCCCCTCCGGCGGATGCTGGCCATTGCCTGCCTCGCCGCGATGCTTGCCTGCCCGGCTTCGGCCGAGGAAGGCCCCGCCGGCGATCCGCGGGAAAGCCTGAGCCTTTCGGCCTTCCAGATGGTGGGGACGCATAATTCCTATCATATCGAACCGCCATCCGAAGTGTTCGACCTGATGCTTGAGACGGACTATCGCGAGAGCGAGGAATGGCCTGCGCGCAAGCTCATTCCGGCCCTGTCCTTCACGCATCTGCCGCTTGAAAGGCAGCTCGATCTCGGCATCCGGCTGTTCGAGCTGGACCTGCATGATGACCCGGAGGGAGGGCGCTTCGCCCGGCCGGGCGCCTATGAATATCTGCGCAGTCAGGGCGTCCGGATGGATTTCGATCCCGGCCATGTGCTGGAACGCCCCGGCATGAAGGTGTTCCATGCCGCGGATACGGATGTGCGCAGCCATTGCCTGACGCTGGCGGCCTGCCTTGGGATCGTCAACGCCTGGTCAGACGCGCATCCGGGCCACTTCCCGATCTTCATCCAGTTCGAAACCAAGGAATCGAGCAAACCGCCTATCGCGAATGCCTATGAACCGGCGCCCGATGCGCCGTTCACAGCCGGAAGCTGGGAAAGGCTCCATGCCGAGATTTCTGCCGCCATTCCGGCTGGCAGGATCGTGACGCCGCGAGATGTTCAGGGCACATATGCATCGCTCAACGAAGCGGTGCGCAAGGGCGGATGGCCTGCCCTTTCCCGGATGAGGGGGAAGATCGTGTTCCTGCTGCTGGACGAGGATGCCAAGCAGCGGGACTATATCGCATTCGCGACATCGGCCGGGCACGAGATGGTCCTCTTCCCCAGCCTTGATCCGCGTGATCCATTCACCGGCTGGCTGCGCCGCGACAATCCGAAGGCGAGCGATATAGGTCGCCGCGTGCGCGAAGGCTTTCTGGTCTATACCCGCGCCGACAAGCACACCGATGCCGCGCGGGCCGGGGACTATACGCAGAGGGACCGGGCGCTGCTGAGCGGTGCCCAACTGGTTTCTACTGACTTCCCGGTGCCCGATCCGCGTTATGGCAGCTATTCCGTCTCGATCGATGGCCGCTATGTCGGTTGCAACCGGCAATATGCGCCGCGCGAATGTGCTGGCGGCCGGTAG